The Streptomyces sp. NBC_00224 genome contains the following window.
ACAGCGCAGTGGCGAGAGAGACATGAGCGACGACGAGCAGCCACCCCGGCCCCCTCAGGGCTGGGCCCCTCGGGACCTCAGCGCCACCGGCCCGGAGGCCCCCGCCGCCCCGGGCGGCGACGCGGAGGGCCCGGGCGAGGAGACCGGCAAGGGCAAGAAGAAGCGGCCCAAGCGGACCGGCTGGCGGCGCGTCATCCCCACCTGGCGGATGGTCCTCGGCACCGTCCTCGTCGTCGCCCTGCTGCTCATCGGCGGCTTCATCGCCGGCTACACGCTCGTCCACATCCCGCCCGCCAACGCCACCGCGACCGCCCAGTCCAACGTCTTCCTGTACGCGGACGGCAGCCAGCTCGCCCGGGACGGCGAGATCAACCGCGAGAACGTCCGGCTCGCGCAGATCCCGCTCACCGTCCAGCACACCGTGCTCGCCGCCGAGGACCGCGACTTCTACTCCGAACGGGCGGTCGACCCCAAGGCGATGGTCCGCGCCGCCTGGAACACCCTCACCGGCAAGGGCAAGCAGTCCGGCTCCACCATCACCCAGCAGTACGTGAAGAACTACTACCTGGGGCAGGAGCAGACGATCAGCCGCAAGGTGAAGGAGTTCTTCATCGCGATCAAGCTGAACCGCGAGGTCAGCAAGTCGGACATCCTGGAGGGCTACCTCAACACCAGCTACTTCGGCCGCAACGCCTACGGCATCCAGGCCGCCGCCCAGGCCTACTACGGCAAGGACATCGAGAAGGTCACCACCGCCGAGGGCGCCTACCTCGCCTCGCTGCTCAACGCCCCCAGCGCGTACGACGTGGTGGCGCACCCGGAGAACAAGGCGAAGGCCGTGGCGCGCTGGAACTACGTGCTCGACGGCATGGTCAAGAAGAAGTGGATGACCCCGGCCGAGCGGGCCGCCGCCACCTTCCCGGTGCCGGGCAAGGCGCGGCCCGCGGCCGGGATGGCCGGGCAGCGCGGCTATGTCGTCGAGGCCGTCAGGGACTATCTGACCAGCAACAAGATCATCGACGAGAACACCCTGGCCAAGGGCGGCTACCGGATCACCACCACGCTCCAGAAGGCCAAGCAGGACGCGTTCGTCGCCGCCGTCGACGACAAGGTGATGTCCCAGGTCAGCGCCGACCGCAAGGTGGACCGCAACGTCCGGGTGGGCGGCGCCTCCATCGACCCGGACAGCGGCAAGGTGCTCGCGATGTACGGCGGCATCGACTACACCAAGCAGTACGTCAACAACGCGACCCGCCGCGACTACCAGGTCGGCTCGACGTTCAAGCCCTTCGTCTTCACCTC
Protein-coding sequences here:
- a CDS encoding transglycosylase domain-containing protein — protein: MSDDEQPPRPPQGWAPRDLSATGPEAPAAPGGDAEGPGEETGKGKKKRPKRTGWRRVIPTWRMVLGTVLVVALLLIGGFIAGYTLVHIPPANATATAQSNVFLYADGSQLARDGEINRENVRLAQIPLTVQHTVLAAEDRDFYSERAVDPKAMVRAAWNTLTGKGKQSGSTITQQYVKNYYLGQEQTISRKVKEFFIAIKLNREVSKSDILEGYLNTSYFGRNAYGIQAAAQAYYGKDIEKVTTAEGAYLASLLNAPSAYDVVAHPENKAKAVARWNYVLDGMVKKKWMTPAERAAATFPVPGKARPAAGMAGQRGYVVEAVRDYLTSNKIIDENTLAKGGYRITTTLQKAKQDAFVAAVDDKVMSQVSADRKVDRNVRVGGASIDPDSGKVLAMYGGIDYTKQYVNNATRRDYQVGSTFKPFVFTSAVENASKTQDGRTITPNTIYDGTNKRFVQGWSGTPYNPSNEDDRSYGPITVRSATDLSVNAVYAQMAVDVGPKSVRQTAVSLGIPSSTPDMPNGPSIALGTATASVLDMTEAYATLANHGKHGTYTMVESVTKDGEKVELPAQDDKQAVTREAADTTTSILQSVVEGGTGTAAQASGRTSAGKTGTAEDDKAAWFAGYTPDLATVVAVMGQDPDTAAQKPLYGALGLPRMNGGGPPAQVWAQYTAGALKGTEPQDFDLQLQEGASVPPPVETQAPNPNPPGQTEGQDQGQTQGQTQGQTQGQTQGGTTNGGATTGGTTTGGTTGGTTGATTDGGTTTGGTTGGPTDGGTTTGGTTDGGATGGTTDGGPTNGGTTAGTDGGPTTGGTTTGTTAGGANRPRRQPRA